TTGGTTAGATAGGCCTTAACTCAAACTCGGAACGGTTATGGCTACACATGTTGGCTACCACATTTAGATGGTCAGAAATACTTGAATCTTAGAGCAATATtagaattttaatttaaaaaaaaagttagatttttttatcccttaaattttagttattttaaatgCTTTAACATACTTTTTATGAGGCGCCTCTTTCAGAAGAGCTATGACtcttcaaaagaaaataatagttTTCAAAAAGATACAATGTTTCCGAAACATTTTGTGTCCTTGGAACCATCACGTCTCTTTGGTCATCCAGACTAATATAAATCAAACACATCTCGATCCCTCTCTCATTCACTAGTGCTTTGTCTCATCTTAAGAGTTTCTTCCACTGATAGAGTTCTTCCGCTcttaaaatttttcttctttttatctttttctttttttggatatCTGAAGGAGTCGGTCGAGTCAAGTCTCCCCAAAAATTATGTTCGTTAGAGGAGGATCAGACTGAGCCGGGTTGTTGTACTTTGAGGATGAGACGCCGTAGACCCACACATAAGGGGGCAAATCATATTCTTAAGGCAGTATGTATCTTATGCTTTGATTCAAGCAAAGTCTTTTCAAtcttttgaatttattttagtatattattttttataatactatTCTATAATAACAATATAGCAATTTTTAGGCTCTATTTTCCAACAAGCAGTCCACCGTTGAGGATAGTCCTAAAGAGGGCTCGGGTGCAGATTGCTGAGATCATCCATGCAGGTCCTCATGGAGAGCTTATAATAGCTCGAGGCATCTGGAACTCTACTTCTGCTCTTGTAGCGTCTCGAACAATGCTTATTCGTGGAAAATCCCACCCTTGAGTTTTCTCGAGGTCAACTTTGATTGATGTGTGATGGATCATGGCAGGAATGGTGGAACAGGCTATGATTAGAGACTTGAACTCCAAAATTGTGGCAGCGAAAACCTGATCTTCGATATCTCAATCTTTGGAGCATAGTTGAGGATTATTTAAACTTGCCTCAACCACACCCGATGTATTTTAGGAGCCGACGCCATTTTGAGAGCCGACGCCATTTTGTGTTAGAAGGTTACTCAGCCATGGTTATTGATTGATACAAGGACATACGAGAAAAGTATCTATCCATCCTCTACTTGGGGGCATCTGGAGTTTGACGaaaagatgcattttttttGGGATGAGGCATATCTACCAAAAGGTGAATGAAACCGTGAACTGAATAGCTTCCTTCATGGCTGATGACTCCAATGGAGTTCTCTGGACCTGTAAGACACAATTGCCAAAGGTTTTTCAAGATctgttattttttaattttcttagaTGCATTCATATCAAGAGAAGTGTGAATCGGCCGTTTGTAGCGGGTAAAAAAAACAATGGACCAGATAAGCTTGTAGATACGAGGACACGAGCCAAACGGTTGAAACATGCAACAAAAAGTGACAGGTCGTGAAAATAGAGATAAGCTTGGACTATGAGCATGGCAACCGACAAGAGCACACATAATTGATAATGCGAAAGGAACTCAAAAGAAAGAGCAACATCCAAGAGTTGCATAAAGCCGGGGCAATAATATCCACATCAAAAGACTGTTCGCTACTTTCATGCAAAACTACTAAATGGCGAAAAGAAGCTTTAAACAATTCATCTGATCAAATTTCCATCAATGATTATAAAGATGCATAATTATGAACTAAGAAAGGGACCAAATAAAATCATACGAGAAAATAAGTCCACCCAAAAGTTTCCATTTAGTGCCACTTAATTATTCCAACGCTTGATTGCTGCAAGCTCACCTTTTCTTAGGGAGTTATCAACAACAGTTGTTACGCCTACATAACCAGCCACCATGCCCACCATGCTCATAACATCACTTCTGATACTAACTGGAATCAATTGATTGATCGAGACAGTACAAAATAGGTGCATTTTACATGACCATTGACTATTGATAAAGGCTAAAATATTTGCATCTTGCCACTGCATCACTTGAGAAGAGATCTTGCCAAGTGTTCACGTGCTGTGGCAAGGGCCTGGGATATAGTCTGCAGACAGAAGAGCACATCTAGTTTAGATAAAGTGAACTAAAAGCCATCCAATTTGACCAGAAAATGAACTAGATCGGTGAGATAGAAATTCATTGCACCTGCTCAGTAAGTGATCCTGCACTGTCCAAACCACTGGTGGCAACTTTTCCCGCAATTACACTTCCCTCTGTTTCCAAAATGATCCTGCAAGACCACAAATCAGAAAATAAGTTATTGCATGAGCATATTTTGACTATCAGAAAAAATTCTAGCATCACATCTGCTGAAGCAGCATGTAAAGCTACACATTCAAAATATGAGTTTGTCCCATAACAATTCGATCTCAATAGCAGAAAGGGCTATAATCTTTAATCAATCATGATGGATTGGTTACAAAGATGTTGCTTTTCTAAAATTTGAATGAAGAGCATAAATAGCACAAGTACGCCACTTATATAGCATGGTTAGGACATCCTATTGGACATTCTTATGCCAGATGGATCCAAGCCTCTCTCAGTTACCACACttgcatttctttctttttttaaataggATTATTGAGATACCCAGGGGAATGCTCATATCTAGCTCaggttttatattattttaaaagctATTTTCCGGTATTCTTGTCAGCTCTAATTAGCATGCTTCTCCAACCAAACTGTTGATAAGTTTACAAGCTTTCATTCTACCTTTTCACGCAACTAGATTGTTAGTATTCACAGGAACACATAGGTCATAGATATAATAGGTCTAATAAACACTGATTGCACATAAAAGTTTTAAGGAGGTACCCTCTATCCACAATTTCATCAAGGCATAGAAGGATCAAATCCAGATTCTCAAGTGCTGACTTCTTGTCCACATTGTTTCTGGAATAAGTGAGATGCAGTCCAGACATTAATAAGCAGAAGACTGCCAGCTTATGAGGCAAGCAACTACATTCAAAGAGGTAAACAGTAATAGCAACTAGCAAAAACCTGAGAAGAAGCCCAACTGCATCAAAGAATCCCTGAAGAACTGCCGCCAAGATGAGCTCATTTTCATCATCTCCtccaataagaaaaaaatgaaggtcCTGAATGAACTTGTAGACAACAATGTAACCATCGAACATAACTATCTCCGCTGTACATGATGAAAATGGGCAGCATCAGTAGCATGCAAAAGGAACACCATTCTCAGGTGTACTTACATTGTTAGAAAATAGAATATTAGAACACACGATAAAGCAAATGATACAAGAGTATCATTCATTTAATAAAAGGAGAAGTTAATTCTTGTACATTTGGTTCACCGTTAATAGAGCAAAACACCCTCGTGTTATTACAGAAAATGAATATAGTGGAGTGATGTAAATCTAGACTACAAACATGACAAATCATGCATAAACTTCTAAGTACATGCACCAAATCCCTTCCAACATAACAATCCGAACCAATCACTTCAAGGCAACTAGCTTGATAAGGGAAAATATGCAGACCTGTGAAATACTAGgcaattttaagaaaaagaatggaTACGTCATCATGGAGAacagacccccccccccccccccccccctctctctctctctctctctgtctctctctctctctctctactactactactactactactatcaAAATCCTTCTCTAGCAAATTTTGACCTCTGGGAGGATAGCAATTCGaccaaaggggaaaaaaaaaatcaccctAAACAGTTATCCATCCATCACCTGCCTGTGCTTCTCTATTACAAGCAATACATTTGTGTGTTGGACATTATGCCTCTCACTTTTAGCAACTTCTTATAGTTGTCATTGTCTAGTTCTAGTGCTAGCAAGAAGTTTAAGGCCAACTCGATGTCAAGCATAAGGTGtcaatatatgtatgtatcatGTCAGCTAAGTACAATCAAGGTAAAAGAATTAACTACCAAGTTAACATACTCACCAGTTCGGGTCGGATGGCACAAACTGGCATTGACCCATTTCTTATTCCTAGAAGTCCTCACACATGACTGACACAGCATGGCACAATGCAAATACAGTACCAAGACATGACCGGCATTCACCACAAGTGCAGCCAATTAATGATTTTCTCCTCGCATCTAACATTCCTTACTGTTAGGACATTGTTCCGAATATAGAAGTCTTTCAATTTTGACACAGTCTATACCAATAGCTTGTTAGTCATTCTCTTGAGAGGAATGAAACCTGACTAGCTAATTGACCTGAtatactaatacaaagatatttaTTCCATTGAGGTGTAATTTACATCGGCTGCCCAAATGATCATTGAGGAGCAATTTATTTTTAGTACCTAAGTGACATGGTGCATATAAATTAACTCACCTCGAGTGATTTGGCCTCAAATTTAACTCTACATCTTCGCTGCTCAAAATTTCAAAGATGGGTGCTGCTTCTCATATTCGACTATGTACCTTTCTTCAAGATAACTTCACCTCAAATTAACATA
The Phoenix dactylifera cultivar Barhee BC4 chromosome 3, palm_55x_up_171113_PBpolish2nd_filt_p, whole genome shotgun sequence DNA segment above includes these coding regions:
- the LOC103705943 gene encoding coatomer subunit zeta-2-like, which codes for MESCPTVKSILLLDSEGKRVAVKYYTDDWSTHSAKLAFEKSVFTKTQKTNARNEAEIVMFDGYIVVYKFIQDLHFFLIGGDDENELILAAVLQGFFDAVGLLLRNNVDKKSALENLDLILLCLDEIVDRGIILETEGSVIAGKVATSGLDSAGSLTEQTISQALATAREHLARSLLK